In one window of Pseudodesulfovibrio sediminis DNA:
- a CDS encoding ATP-grasp domain-containing protein: MSKILIVTDERLDSYKTVLGSPTLLADPVYKELLVERYSKATISLIAKELSEQGFQVDIHGDTRQLAQYIEKLTPFPYSAVINLSTGTHATFRAGQAAILLDMLRVPYSGSDPQTLLVLRDKSLSKVIAEHVGVKAPKGVLLSEESPKKHMRFHDNLYPMIVKPNFGCTSVGISAKVLGPHEGHEYIAKMLKQFPDGVIVEQFVSGTEVTVFIVGKKGSGHIIPLVLTRSDNTQLPPDFILSSNRKKMKRIYNLCWRLACASLSENLVQSIEEITWKLANAFRVRDYARFDFRVCEKTGDVYFIECNGQPGLDVSAGSIPTAINTEWFKKPNKLQTEFVAAFLGRIYGQSQA; this comes from the coding sequence ATGAGCAAAATCCTGATTGTGACAGATGAAAGACTGGATAGCTATAAAACTGTCTTGGGAAGCCCCACGCTGTTGGCAGACCCCGTTTATAAAGAACTCCTTGTTGAACGGTATTCCAAAGCCACTATCTCCCTGATTGCAAAGGAGTTGTCAGAGCAAGGTTTCCAAGTAGACATCCATGGAGACACCAGACAACTCGCCCAATATATAGAAAAGTTAACGCCCTTTCCCTATTCCGCCGTCATCAACCTGAGCACAGGGACTCATGCCACTTTTCGGGCAGGCCAAGCTGCGATACTTTTGGACATGCTCAGAGTCCCCTATTCCGGCTCAGATCCACAAACGTTGCTGGTTTTGCGTGACAAGTCACTTAGTAAAGTGATTGCCGAACATGTTGGCGTCAAGGCTCCCAAAGGGGTGTTGCTGAGTGAGGAATCACCCAAAAAACATATGCGGTTTCATGACAATCTATATCCCATGATTGTGAAACCGAACTTTGGATGCACCAGTGTGGGCATTAGCGCAAAAGTGCTAGGCCCCCACGAGGGGCATGAGTATATTGCCAAAATGCTAAAGCAATTCCCCGATGGTGTTATAGTCGAGCAGTTTGTTTCCGGAACTGAAGTGACCGTATTCATTGTTGGGAAAAAGGGTTCTGGCCATATTATTCCCCTTGTTCTCACAAGAAGTGATAATACCCAACTCCCGCCCGATTTCATACTGTCCTCCAATCGTAAAAAAATGAAACGCATTTACAATCTTTGTTGGAGATTGGCTTGTGCCTCACTTTCTGAGAACCTCGTTCAGTCCATAGAGGAAATCACCTGGAAGCTTGCCAACGCCTTTAGGGTACGGGACTATGCGCGATTTGATTTTAGAGTATGTGAAAAGACAGGAGATGTTTATTTTATCGAGTGCAATGGTCAGCCTGGGCTCGATGTTTCTGCAGGCTCAATTCCCACAGCGATTAATACCGAATGGTTCAAAAAGCCAAACAAGTTACAAACCGAATTTGTTGCGGCCTTCCTTGGGCGGATATACGGCCAAAGTCAAGCGTGA
- a CDS encoding class I SAM-dependent methyltransferase: MNNKTQGLQDLPLTSLHWLAAHHKSKLIERKKMVEIHGAKQGDTVLDVACGPGFWTELLVEQVGPHGHVSGVDIDSELIRYAQESHADLIAQKRVNFRVADMRSLPFEDNSFDTVICGNAYNYLSKEELPKAIQEHMRVVRPGGRLSIRTFDNTMSLYHPVTSTVLLSVMHGMAKNLQQQRNFDNYLGRKMHGLLTQLSLGPVTTHTFVTQKTQPLCKWSLEYVQMKALWCAEKADGYCPAEDLKIWCELFDPKSPQYILARPDFYFNTTEMISLVAKPEVS; the protein is encoded by the coding sequence ATGAACAATAAAACTCAAGGCCTTCAAGACCTTCCTCTTACGTCGCTTCACTGGTTAGCTGCTCATCATAAATCAAAATTGATCGAGCGAAAAAAAATGGTTGAAATCCATGGGGCCAAGCAAGGCGATACCGTTCTTGATGTTGCTTGTGGTCCGGGCTTTTGGACGGAGTTGCTGGTTGAACAGGTTGGTCCACATGGCCACGTTTCCGGGGTGGATATTGATTCTGAGCTGATCAGGTATGCACAAGAGAGTCATGCTGACTTGATTGCACAAAAACGCGTCAATTTTCGTGTTGCAGATATGAGGAGCCTGCCTTTTGAAGACAATTCCTTTGATACTGTGATCTGCGGAAATGCATACAACTACCTTTCAAAAGAAGAACTTCCGAAAGCCATACAGGAGCATATGCGAGTTGTTCGCCCAGGAGGGAGATTAAGCATACGCACCTTTGATAATACTATGTCCTTGTACCACCCTGTCACTTCTACCGTTTTGCTCTCCGTAATGCACGGTATGGCAAAGAACCTTCAGCAGCAGCGAAATTTTGACAACTACCTTGGGCGCAAAATGCACGGCCTGCTTACACAACTTTCACTCGGTCCCGTAACAACTCATACTTTTGTAACGCAAAAAACTCAGCCTTTATGCAAGTGGAGCTTGGAGTACGTGCAAATGAAAGCCCTCTGGTGTGCGGAGAAGGCCGACGGATACTGTCCTGCCGAGGATTTGAAAATATGGTGTGAGCTCTTTGATCCGAAATCTCCACAATATATACTGGCCCGGCCTGATTTCTATTTCAATACAACAGAAATGATCTCCCTGGTGGCCAAACCGGAGGTATCTTGA
- a CDS encoding tyrosine-type recombinase/integrase has translation MNLSDAADVFLRHCRLERGLTKLTMTAYKLDLNQFQKKQQTDLVVTDIDKHVIREYLGWLDAQYKPRSIKRKLATLKSFFTFLEQEEFIEASPFRKLRLRLERAKSLPRTLSVSSVTKLLQCAYSYRNEASVASRGYQEATRDIAVLETLFSTGVRVSELCQLRVVDVDLKHRHILVMGKGKRERVIPLCDQASLQALKDYRHCYEEFLEPELAFFLNRDKHPLSDQSVRQIIKKYQKRACIPEDATPHMFRHTIATLLLENGVDIRNIQTLLGHSSLAVTEIYTHVSLSAQREALGRRHPRGRLKLQETHR, from the coding sequence ATGAATTTGTCTGATGCTGCTGACGTATTTCTCCGCCACTGCCGCCTCGAAAGAGGACTCACCAAACTAACCATGACCGCCTACAAGCTCGACCTGAACCAGTTTCAGAAAAAGCAACAGACCGACCTAGTTGTCACTGACATCGACAAGCATGTCATCCGGGAATACTTGGGCTGGCTTGACGCGCAGTACAAGCCCCGCAGCATCAAACGGAAACTTGCCACCCTGAAATCATTTTTCACATTTCTGGAGCAGGAAGAATTTATTGAAGCCTCGCCATTCAGAAAACTCAGGCTTCGTCTTGAGCGAGCCAAGAGCCTCCCACGAACTTTGTCCGTGTCTTCTGTGACCAAGCTCTTGCAGTGTGCATATTCCTATAGGAACGAAGCTTCGGTTGCCTCCAGAGGCTATCAGGAGGCCACAAGGGATATCGCAGTGCTTGAAACGCTGTTCTCAACGGGAGTGAGGGTTTCAGAGCTTTGTCAGTTGCGGGTCGTTGATGTCGATCTCAAGCACCGACATATTTTGGTAATGGGAAAGGGGAAACGAGAAAGGGTTATCCCCTTATGTGACCAAGCGAGCCTTCAAGCACTGAAAGATTATAGGCATTGTTACGAAGAGTTCCTAGAGCCTGAGTTAGCGTTTTTCCTGAACCGAGACAAACATCCGCTTTCAGACCAATCCGTCCGTCAGATCATTAAGAAGTACCAGAAACGAGCTTGCATACCGGAAGACGCCACACCACACATGTTTCGGCACACCATAGCCACGCTCCTGCTAGAGAATGGGGTGGACATCCGCAATATCCAGACCTTGCTTGGTCATAGTTCATTGGCTGTGACGGAGATTTATACGCATGTGAGCTTGTCAGCCCAGCGGGAAGCTTTGGGGAGGAGGCATCCAAGAGGGCGATTGAAGCTGCAGGAGACCCATCGATAA
- a CDS encoding tyrosine-type recombinase/integrase: MRSAFRSAKKRAGLDKSVCMYTIRHLFTSEAITNGADAKAVANLLGHSSLRMIMGVYYHEIEGEKRNAIARKPKLIK; this comes from the coding sequence GTGAGGTCGGCTTTCAGGTCAGCTAAGAAACGTGCTGGACTGGACAAGTCCGTGTGCATGTACACCATCAGACACTTGTTCACGTCTGAGGCTATCACAAACGGTGCAGACGCCAAGGCTGTGGCTAATTTGCTTGGGCATTCCTCCCTCCGAATGATCATGGGTGTTTATTACCATGAGATCGAAGGTGAGAAGCGCAACGCCATTGCACGCAAACCGAAGTTGATTAAGTAG
- a CDS encoding tyrosine-type recombinase/integrase, giving the protein MSVGQVKKTGSWYCQYRIPGRKSPVKKYFGKGAEDKKAAKLFDYDIKKSKVEKRSIHRDEMNLTDLAKEYVAQEKAKGRSLDYLRFIAAKVNNDWHPILDSKPISQLRPKDFLQAHALYADNAVATRNRYMDYLNIIFNFGVRMEYIDKNPMKKWWSEMKQPEKPRNLEHLTLTDFRKLYKVSPPHLQWTLDIMWELGARPGPSELFGLMWKDIDWERNTIRVRGTKTKSSDRIIPVTDEFKERLRIKRSEAQTNYLIRVQGKERQRREVGFQVS; this is encoded by the coding sequence ATGAGCGTAGGGCAGGTGAAGAAGACGGGCAGTTGGTATTGCCAATACAGGATTCCGGGCAGGAAAAGCCCCGTCAAAAAATACTTCGGCAAGGGCGCAGAGGATAAGAAAGCTGCCAAACTTTTTGATTATGACATCAAAAAGAGCAAAGTCGAGAAGAGGTCCATCCATCGTGATGAAATGAACCTCACCGACCTAGCCAAAGAGTATGTCGCGCAGGAGAAAGCGAAAGGCCGTTCCCTTGACTACCTTCGTTTCATCGCCGCAAAGGTCAATAACGACTGGCATCCGATCCTCGATAGCAAGCCGATTTCTCAATTGAGGCCTAAGGATTTCCTGCAAGCTCATGCCCTGTATGCCGACAATGCCGTGGCAACCCGAAATCGTTATATGGACTACTTAAACATCATCTTCAACTTCGGCGTGAGGATGGAGTACATTGACAAGAACCCCATGAAAAAGTGGTGGTCTGAAATGAAGCAGCCGGAGAAGCCGAGGAACTTGGAACATTTAACCCTAACGGACTTCCGCAAACTCTACAAAGTGTCCCCGCCACATCTTCAGTGGACTCTGGATATCATGTGGGAGTTGGGTGCGCGTCCTGGACCAAGTGAGCTTTTCGGTTTGATGTGGAAGGACATCGATTGGGAACGCAACACGATTCGTGTCCGTGGTACAAAGACCAAATCGAGCGACAGGATCATACCCGTCACAGATGAGTTCAAGGAGCGTCTCAGAATCAAGCGTTCCGAGGCCCAAACGAATTATCTGATTAGAGTACAAGGGAAAGAGCGTCAAAGGCGTGAGGTCGGCTTTCAGGTCAGCTAA
- a CDS encoding DnaB-like helicase C-terminal domain-containing protein — protein MQGHNVLFVTLEDSKEACMFKQIALMSDITLNTLQSVRPDSKTDELKGYMPTFKEQLEKMGNFWIVDKSEKEFRVSDLRAVINEIGVENLDAIYVDYIGKIMPSLGMKTATMYEGSKEVAASLRRLAMETAIPMVTAAQINRGGMKKEIDDLDMDSISESVAIVHSADLAIILANHDDTARDYLNERLYKIVKNRIAGKHGFCSSFYWDLGTLKIFDKTEIHEWIDYAKKTGDNRDWLDGNPNQGKTTEIKKQNSPNEGEIDNIITEAKKYA, from the coding sequence ATGCAGGGACACAACGTCCTGTTTGTCACGCTTGAGGACAGTAAAGAAGCGTGCATGTTCAAGCAGATCGCATTGATGAGCGACATCACCCTGAACACACTCCAATCCGTCAGACCTGACAGCAAAACCGACGAACTCAAAGGGTACATGCCAACTTTCAAGGAACAACTTGAAAAGATGGGCAACTTCTGGATCGTTGATAAAAGTGAAAAGGAATTTCGCGTCAGCGACCTTCGAGCAGTTATCAACGAAATCGGTGTCGAAAACCTTGATGCTATCTACGTAGATTACATTGGTAAGATCATGCCATCTTTGGGCATGAAAACAGCCACCATGTATGAAGGCTCCAAGGAAGTTGCCGCCAGCTTGCGAAGACTTGCCATGGAAACGGCCATTCCCATGGTGACTGCGGCCCAGATCAACCGAGGTGGCATGAAGAAGGAAATTGACGACTTGGACATGGACTCCATCAGTGAATCCGTAGCCATCGTCCACTCGGCTGACCTAGCTATCATCCTGGCTAATCACGACGATACTGCCAGGGACTACTTGAATGAAAGGTTATACAAGATCGTCAAGAATAGAATTGCCGGAAAACATGGTTTTTGTAGCAGTTTCTATTGGGACCTCGGCACGTTGAAAATCTTCGACAAAACAGAAATCCATGAATGGATAGATTATGCCAAGAAAACTGGTGACAATCGAGACTGGCTTGATGGTAACCCGAATCAAGGTAAAACTACCGAAATTAAAAAACAGAACTCTCCTAATGAGGGAGAAATCGACAACATTATAACCGAGGCAAAAAAATATGCTTAA
- a CDS encoding replication protein translates to MKKIENYRGKCTGVNPQTASNGGGDNNGPKNKKGTTPPGKKKQNGYTYTRLYNHIYDAIEPRKFSGAQYAVFMYIYRQTIGYQGRSIIFKTVDVAYKTKYEPRTIDMAYKSLLDDKIIKTVDGKKKGVQINFMKSEWTPIEE, encoded by the coding sequence ATGAAAAAGATCGAGAATTACAGAGGCAAATGTACCGGGGTTAACCCCCAAACCGCATCAAACGGCGGCGGGGATAATAATGGCCCTAAGAACAAAAAAGGGACAACTCCTCCTGGAAAAAAGAAGCAAAACGGTTACACATACACCCGTTTGTACAACCACATTTACGATGCCATTGAACCTCGAAAATTCAGTGGTGCTCAGTATGCAGTCTTCATGTACATATACCGTCAGACCATTGGCTACCAAGGTCGCTCCATCATCTTCAAAACGGTGGATGTAGCCTATAAGACCAAGTATGAACCAAGGACCATCGACATGGCCTACAAGTCGCTCCTCGATGACAAAATCATCAAGACTGTTGACGGCAAGAAAAAAGGCGTCCAGATCAACTTCATGAAAAGTGAATGGACACCCATCGAAGAGTAA
- a CDS encoding helix-turn-helix domain-containing protein, with protein sequence MSALKVRLGKRIRELRTAQNLSQDKLAERVGISGKYLGEVERGEGNVSVEKLEKITVALDVTIGSLLDNAHMEDRSDLIKDIGGMLDKAEDAEVRLVHRLVSDVLR encoded by the coding sequence ATGTCCGCACTTAAGGTCAGACTTGGAAAACGTATTCGAGAATTGAGGACGGCTCAGAATCTCTCACAAGATAAGCTTGCTGAACGTGTCGGTATCAGCGGCAAATATCTTGGTGAGGTCGAGCGCGGGGAAGGCAACGTGTCCGTTGAGAAGCTCGAAAAGATTACCGTGGCCCTTGATGTGACCATCGGTAGCCTTCTCGACAATGCTCATATGGAAGATCGCTCTGATCTTATTAAGGATATAGGTGGAATGCTTGATAAGGCTGAAGATGCCGAGGTCCGTCTTGTTCATCGGCTCGTGTCGGATGTTTTGAGGTAG
- the dndC gene encoding DNA phosphorothioation system sulfurtransferase DndC — MSDSKHKVYSAFNLEGDDGYQEYIEHLYEEVQSLFQEDLHPWVIGYSGGKDSTAVLQLIWLALEQLPSEIRNSKKVHVISTDTLVENPAVSVWVGNSLKLINDNAKEKDMPFEAHLLHPDKKNSFWVNLIGRGYPRPWAKFRWCTERLKIDPSNKFISEIANQYGETILAIGTRKHESQRRKANMERHEKHRLRERLSPNKHVDNCLIYTPLEDWTDDDVWAFLDDKDNPWGLSNSELVELYKDATEDRECPMIVELKEETPSCGKSRFGCWTCTLVTRDSSLENMVANAPDKAWLQPLLDYRKHLTVKDDKKMRDFRRMKGNIQFYKGNPIHGPYLQSQREIFLRELLKTEKKLRKDAPLGYSHIRLISDEELREIRRIWLVEKHEIEDRLPKIYEDVTKKPFPQMGLQHYHCFGEAENGNVGQTVGANDVGESFNTGVNVLVLACFNSDVITGLLSKGVAESGACYGNDGFPGLFIDSLCNAITCAVFRYDPCLVLFLVSIAVDENDGSIVVTLKRGILNLTILSVSHVVVASKSRGCQKDARESQQVGKSFQLHVVTP, encoded by the coding sequence ATGAGCGACAGCAAACATAAAGTCTATTCAGCCTTCAATCTCGAAGGCGATGATGGCTATCAAGAGTATATCGAGCACCTTTATGAAGAGGTGCAGAGTCTTTTTCAAGAAGACCTCCATCCTTGGGTGATTGGTTATAGTGGGGGCAAGGACTCTACAGCCGTCCTTCAGCTCATTTGGTTAGCTCTTGAGCAGTTGCCAAGTGAGATCAGAAATAGCAAAAAAGTGCACGTAATCAGCACCGATACCCTTGTCGAAAACCCAGCTGTATCAGTATGGGTCGGCAACTCTCTTAAACTCATCAATGACAATGCCAAAGAAAAGGACATGCCTTTCGAGGCTCACCTTCTTCATCCTGACAAGAAGAATAGCTTTTGGGTCAATCTGATTGGTAGAGGCTACCCACGGCCTTGGGCAAAATTCCGTTGGTGCACTGAGCGACTGAAGATTGATCCCTCGAATAAATTCATTTCGGAAATAGCTAATCAGTATGGTGAGACGATCCTAGCGATTGGAACGAGAAAGCACGAGAGTCAGAGACGTAAAGCGAATATGGAGCGGCATGAAAAGCACCGTCTTAGAGAACGTCTTAGCCCTAATAAGCACGTAGATAATTGTCTCATATACACTCCTCTTGAAGACTGGACAGATGATGACGTCTGGGCCTTCCTTGACGACAAAGACAACCCTTGGGGCCTCAGTAATTCAGAATTGGTGGAACTGTACAAAGACGCCACTGAAGACAGAGAGTGTCCCATGATCGTTGAGTTAAAAGAAGAAACTCCGAGTTGTGGCAAGAGCCGTTTTGGTTGCTGGACATGTACTCTAGTCACGCGCGATAGTTCTCTTGAAAATATGGTTGCCAATGCTCCTGACAAAGCCTGGCTCCAGCCATTATTGGATTATCGTAAGCATCTAACTGTCAAAGATGACAAGAAGATGCGAGATTTTAGACGTATGAAGGGTAATATTCAATTCTACAAAGGCAACCCCATTCATGGCCCCTACCTGCAAAGTCAGCGTGAGATTTTTTTAAGAGAGCTGCTTAAAACAGAGAAGAAGCTTCGAAAGGATGCACCTCTGGGCTATAGCCATATTAGGCTGATTTCCGATGAAGAACTTCGTGAAATCCGTCGAATATGGTTGGTAGAAAAGCATGAGATCGAGGATAGACTGCCTAAGATTTATGAAGATGTAACCAAGAAGCCATTCCCGCAAATGGGGCTACAGCACTACCATTGCTTTGGAGAAGCCGAGAATGGTAATGTTGGTCAAACCGTTGGTGCTAATGATGTTGGTGAGTCCTTCAACACAGGCGTCAACGTGCTTGTTCTTGCATGTTTCAACAGTGACGTTATCACCGGGCTTCTTTCCAAAGGAGTTGCCGAATCCGGGGCGTGCTATGGCAATGACGGTTTTCCCGGTCTGTTCATTGATTCTCTTTGCAATGCCATAACCTGTGCTGTCTTCCGCTATGATCCGTGTCTGGTGCTTTTTCTTGTCAGCATTGCCGTGGATGAAAATGATGGCTCCATCGTTGTCACCCTGAAACGTGGCATACTCAATTTGACCATACTCAGTGTCAGCCATGTGGTAGTTGCCAGCAAAAGCCGTGGTTGCCAGAAGGATGCAAGAGAAAGCCAGCAAGTAGGTAAGTCGTTTCAGCTTCATGTCGTCACTCCGTAG
- a CDS encoding ABC transporter permease — translation MAQVLKRILIKLLWVGVVFLGITVISFWVIHLAPGSPTDLQTTLNPEVGQEARAQLEELYGLDQPLHTQYINWLQRLVKLDFGQSMSGDHRPVWDKIKERLPLTFGMNVASMVLTLLIAVPIGVAAAWWRGGTFDKLSTVVVFIGFAMPGFWLALLLMLWLGIAWPILPISGLTSMGYDAMSGPEKAWDLIRHLILPVFIYTSGSWAGMSRFMRSSMLEVLRQDFIMTARAKGLSSRVVLFKHALRNALMPVITILGLSVPTLIGGSVIIESIFALPGLGQLFYQAVMSRDYPLIMGSLVLGAILTLIGNLLADVGYGLADPRIRVGQGRNR, via the coding sequence ATGGCCCAAGTTCTGAAACGGATTCTGATCAAGCTCCTCTGGGTGGGCGTGGTGTTTCTTGGCATCACGGTCATCAGTTTCTGGGTCATTCATCTGGCCCCCGGTTCCCCGACCGACCTCCAGACCACATTGAATCCCGAAGTCGGGCAAGAGGCCCGCGCTCAGCTCGAAGAACTCTACGGGCTGGACCAGCCGCTCCACACCCAATACATCAACTGGCTGCAACGACTCGTCAAACTCGACTTCGGCCAATCCATGTCCGGCGACCACCGCCCGGTCTGGGACAAGATCAAGGAGCGGCTGCCGCTGACATTCGGCATGAACGTGGCCTCCATGGTCCTGACCCTGCTCATAGCCGTGCCCATTGGCGTGGCCGCAGCCTGGTGGCGTGGTGGCACATTCGACAAGCTCTCCACTGTCGTCGTGTTCATCGGCTTTGCCATGCCCGGTTTCTGGCTGGCACTGCTGCTCATGCTCTGGCTCGGCATTGCCTGGCCTATCCTGCCCATATCCGGCCTGACCTCCATGGGGTATGACGCCATGAGCGGACCGGAAAAGGCATGGGACCTCATCAGACATCTCATTCTGCCGGTGTTCATTTACACATCAGGCTCCTGGGCAGGCATGTCCCGATTCATGCGCTCGTCCATGCTGGAGGTCTTGCGGCAGGATTTCATCATGACCGCCCGGGCCAAGGGATTGTCCAGCCGTGTGGTGCTGTTCAAGCACGCCCTGCGTAACGCGCTCATGCCGGTTATCACCATCCTTGGCCTGTCCGTGCCGACCCTCATCGGCGGCTCGGTGATCATCGAATCCATATTCGCCCTACCCGGCCTGGGGCAACTTTTCTATCAGGCGGTCATGTCCCGCGACTACCCGCTCATCATGGGCTCACTGGTCCTTGGCGCGATACTGACACTTATCGGCAACCTGCTGGCCGACGTCGGCTACGGGCTGGCTGATCCACGCATCCGAGTGGGACAGGGGAGGAACCGATGA
- a CDS encoding ABC transporter permease, with the protein MKARPLKRISPWSRHALLIVGTLIVGIMSLAAVFAPLIAPFDPNFINVDTLLLPPSLDHLMGTDALGRDVFSRILYGGRVSLWVGFVAVGIATSIGLVLGLISGYFGRVVDEVIMRFVDIMLCFPSFFLILAVIAFLEPSLTNIMIVIGLTGWMGVARLVRAETLTIRERDYVMAARAAGAGSARIIFRHIMPNAISPVLVSATLGVAGAILTESSLSFLGLGVQPPDASWGNILMEGKEVLGIAWWLSVFPGLAILFTVLGYNLLGEALRDLLDPRLKQ; encoded by the coding sequence ATGAAAGCCAGGCCCCTGAAACGCATCTCTCCATGGTCGCGCCATGCCCTGCTCATTGTCGGCACACTCATTGTAGGCATCATGTCGCTGGCTGCTGTTTTTGCGCCGCTGATTGCGCCCTTTGATCCCAACTTCATCAACGTGGACACCCTGCTCCTGCCACCGTCTCTCGATCACCTCATGGGCACGGATGCCCTTGGCCGGGATGTCTTCTCGCGCATTCTTTACGGTGGTCGCGTATCGCTCTGGGTCGGCTTTGTGGCGGTGGGCATCGCCACCTCCATAGGACTGGTCCTCGGCCTGATCTCCGGCTACTTTGGCCGCGTTGTCGATGAAGTGATCATGCGGTTCGTGGATATCATGCTCTGTTTCCCCTCGTTTTTCCTGATTCTGGCGGTAATCGCCTTTCTGGAACCCAGCCTGACCAACATCATGATCGTCATCGGCCTGACCGGCTGGATGGGCGTCGCACGTCTGGTGCGCGCAGAAACCCTGACCATCCGGGAACGGGACTATGTCATGGCTGCCCGGGCAGCAGGAGCCGGATCGGCCCGCATCATTTTCCGCCACATCATGCCCAACGCCATCAGCCCGGTACTCGTCTCCGCCACCCTCGGTGTGGCCGGCGCCATCCTCACGGAATCCTCCCTCTCCTTTCTTGGCCTTGGCGTACAACCGCCCGACGCCTCCTGGGGCAACATCCTCATGGAAGGCAAGGAAGTCCTTGGAATCGCATGGTGGCTGTCGGTCTTCCCCGGTCTGGCCATCCTGTTCACCGTGCTGGGCTACAACCTGCTGGGTGAGGCGCTCAGGGACCTGCTCGACCCGAGGCTGAAGCAATGA
- a CDS encoding GNAT family N-acetyltransferase — protein sequence MIAIRPATAEDQRVIRDIILQSLLASYAHFLPASFIDKTIENDRAGEIARNDGIRFAIAEQEAVPAGVMLLKENYVDHLWTHPNFMGQGVGSALLDHAAQVAAKAGHDRLTLDCFEKNVTALAFYRARGFALEKTYEAKILPGENACFLVKDLRG from the coding sequence ATGATCGCCATACGGCCGGCAACCGCGGAAGACCAGCGCGTCATCCGGGACATCATTCTGCAATCCCTGCTGGCAAGTTATGCCCATTTCCTGCCCGCCTCATTCATCGACAAGACCATCGAGAACGACCGCGCCGGAGAGATCGCCCGTAACGACGGCATACGTTTTGCCATCGCCGAACAGGAAGCCGTCCCTGCGGGCGTCATGCTGCTCAAGGAAAACTACGTCGACCATCTCTGGACTCACCCGAATTTCATGGGCCAGGGCGTGGGCAGCGCCCTGCTTGACCACGCCGCGCAGGTCGCTGCCAAAGCTGGACACGACCGCCTGACACTGGACTGCTTTGAAAAAAACGTGACTGCCCTCGCCTTTTACAGAGCCAGGGGATTCGCTCTCGAAAAGACCTACGAGGCCAAAATACTCCCAGGCGAAAACGCCTGTTTTCTCGTCAAAGACCTCAGGGGCTGA